The Acinetobacter defluvii genome includes a region encoding these proteins:
- a CDS encoding PilT/PilU family type 4a pilus ATPase encodes MYTTELLQEAQRYMFHMLTKVVEFGGSDLFISADFPPSIKHQGLMKSLGQNALTAEKTKLFAYSLMNEKQRQEFETELECNFAISVPDVSRFRVNVFQQQLQVGMVIRTITAEIPNFTKLKLPEALKNVIMEKRGLVLVVGGTGSGKSTSLAAMIDYRNEHSAGHIITVEDPVEYVHKHKKSMITHREVGVDCHSWHNALKNTLRQAPDVILIGEIRDTETMEHAIAFAETGHLCLGTLHANNANQALDRIINFFPEERRNQLLMDLSSNMKAIISQRLIRTENDVGRRAAVEILLNTPLISDVVLKGNFHEIKEIMTKSRELGMQTFDQALFDLYNERAISYDEALRNADSTNELRLQIKLKSTRENQINATTNTGLSMLQEETSVSETE; translated from the coding sequence ATGTATACAACAGAACTATTACAAGAAGCACAACGCTATATGTTCCATATGTTGACTAAGGTAGTAGAGTTTGGGGGATCAGACTTATTTATTTCTGCGGATTTTCCACCGAGTATAAAACATCAAGGTTTAATGAAATCTTTGGGACAAAACGCATTAACTGCGGAAAAAACTAAACTTTTTGCTTATAGTTTGATGAATGAGAAGCAACGTCAGGAATTCGAAACAGAATTGGAATGTAACTTTGCAATATCTGTACCTGATGTTTCACGTTTTCGTGTGAATGTTTTTCAGCAACAGTTACAAGTCGGTATGGTGATTCGTACAATTACCGCAGAAATTCCAAACTTTACAAAACTCAAATTACCTGAAGCACTTAAGAACGTGATTATGGAAAAGCGTGGTTTAGTGCTCGTTGTGGGGGGGACAGGCTCAGGAAAGTCAACATCATTGGCTGCTATGATTGATTATAGAAATGAGCATTCAGCTGGACATATTATTACGGTAGAAGATCCTGTGGAATATGTACATAAACATAAAAAATCTATGATTACACACCGTGAAGTCGGGGTAGATTGTCATTCTTGGCATAATGCTTTAAAAAATACCTTACGCCAAGCCCCAGACGTTATTTTGATCGGTGAAATTCGTGATACAGAAACTATGGAGCATGCGATCGCTTTTGCTGAAACAGGACATCTCTGTCTAGGAACGTTACATGCCAATAACGCCAATCAAGCATTAGATCGAATCATTAATTTTTTTCCAGAGGAACGCCGCAATCAGTTGTTAATGGACTTATCATCGAATATGAAAGCGATCATTTCGCAACGTTTAATTCGAACAGAAAATGATGTAGGTCGTCGTGCAGCAGTTGAAATTTTACTCAATACCCCTTTAATTTCAGATGTGGTTTTAAAAGGAAACTTCCATGAAATTAAAGAAATCATGACAAAATCTCGGGAGCTTGGGATGCAAACTTTCGATCAAGCATTGTTTGATTTATATAATGAAAGAGCTATTAGCTATGATGAAGCATTGCGAAATGCAGACTCGACCAATGAGTTACGTTTACAGATTAAGTTAAAAAGTACAAGAGAAAATCAAATAAACGCTACGACAAACACTGGCTTAAGCATGTTACAAGAAGAAACATCTGTCAGTGAAACAGAATAA